TTATACATAAAGAGCGTTTGATACTTTACAGCGTGCTTTCTCATTAAAATGAAGGAAGCAGCTGGCAAGAGCCGGAGATGATTTTCTGTTGCTGAGCCTCAGATCCTGCCCGTGACCCTGAGGCACAATAAACCATTCACAGCAGCCTGACCACTTGCCACTGGGGAGCTAGTCCCCGCCTCATCCCTTGCCTCCTGCGCTGGGAACAGGCCAGGCAAACCCTGCTCCTCCTAGCCCAGGGGCAGCTTTGGCATCACCCGCTAGGCTTTGGCAGTCAGTCAGGTGGCTGGTGTCAGCCTCTGTTTGGGAGGGCTGCTGCCGCCAACAGTTTGGCCTGGAGCAAATGGCATCCCTGCATTGCCTCCCTGCAGGTCGGGAGCACAGGAAACTGATGGTCTCTTTTAAGGCTCCAAATTTCAGGGACAAGCtgtttaaaaatgggacatttgGGCACTTTACAGACATGCCTGTGAGGCTGTACGTGGAAGCATGTGCCAGGGGCTTGAGCACAGGATGGGGGTCAGAAAGTCATGGTGCAGATCCCAGTGCATAAGGGAGGCTCTGAGAAGGTCATATGTcagccccatgcctcagtttctctatttgTAAACTTAGAATAATGCTAGATCTGTGTCTCCCAGAGGACTGTGAGAAGTAGTTATTTATTTGCAGTTATAGTTAGCTGGGCTCTCTCACCTGTTTGTTGCATCCACCTGCTATCTCTCAGCTTCCACTTGGATTGTAATCTCTTCAAAGCAGGGATTGTTGTCTTGTTCTCTGTGTCTACAATACCTTCCTTCATTAGATCACACAGACCAACTGGGGTCTCTAGGCCTTACTGCAATAATAACAACCATCAAGTCAgtataattaaaaacagaactcTGATTTTTAAACATACCAGGGGGCACTAGCCAGGATGTAGCCAGGAGCCTCCCAGTTCCACTGTGATGCAGCTGCTTTGCACCATGCAGCTGTCTGAGCCTCACCAAAGGCTTCCTTTCTTTCcaggcttctctctctcccaccagctGGGAAATTCAATCCAGGGCAAGGCTGAAAAAATGGACAAGTCCCCATCAAGGGAAATACTTTGGCTCCTCAGGGGCTGTATAAATCCCTTCTTgataaggaaaagagaaaaaaaatgtgatttttctttcGCCTGAGGAGCGTTAGGAGCAAGGACGCTGTAGTGACTTACAGCACAGAAACAGCAGACCTAGGTGGGCATATATAGCGTTCAATCCCACTCTCTCCTAGTGTGCAGGCTCACAAACAGACCCACAGTCCCTTTTATCTGCTTTCACCAGAGACCATTCAAATTTATTACCAGAATGTCATTGCTGGCAAGGCAGCACTCTGTTTCCCCAGAACAGGGGTGCTGCGGTTTTCTCTGAGGCCCAGTCCTGGGTGGTCTGGCTTCCCACGGTGTTTGTTAACCCAACGATCTGAatgcactcactctctctctctctctctctctctctctctctcgcccctCCTTAGGCTCTCAGCCACCATGCTGAAGTCAAACAAGACAATAGTGATAGTGGTCCTGGCAGTTCAGTCCATTGTTTTCATGTGCTTCCTCGCTCAGCTTCGCAGCAGCTATTCCCCACAGGAACAGAAACCAGCTCAGGTGCACATTCTCATTCTCTCCTCCTGGAGGTCAGGATCTTCCTTCACTGGCCAGCTCTTCAGCCAGCACCCTGATGTCTTCTACCTGATGGAGCCTGCCTGGCACGTGTGGACAGCCATGTACCAGAACAGGGCCAAAACCTTACAGATGGCAGCACGTGACCTCATCAGGTCTGTCTTTCTGTGCGACATGTCTGTGTTTGATGCCTACATGTCTACGCGGAGGAATAAATctgatttatttcagtgggagaccAGCCGGGCTCTGTGCTCCCCCCCTGCATGTGACCTCTTCCAGCGCAACCACATCATTTCCAAAACCGCCTGCAAGACCCTCTGCAGCAGGTATCCATTCAGCAAGGTGGAGGAGGCTTGCAAGACCTATAGCCACACAGTCCTCAAGGAGGTCCGGTTCTTTGATCTGACGGTTCTCTATCCCCTTCTCACTGACCCTTCCCTGAATCTCAAAATCATTCACTTGGTTCGCGACCCCAGGGCTGTGTTCCACTCTCGTGAGAAAACAGAGGCTGCTCTGATGCGCGACAGTAACATTGTGGTGGGGCCCCAGAAGAACCAAGGGGAGAGTGGGCCATACAATGTGATGCAAGAAATCTGTAAAAGTCACATCCGTATTTATACTGaaggcagccaggcccttcccagCTTCCTCAAAGGCCGCTACATGCTGGTGCGCTACGAAGATATTGTCAATGATCCCCTGGCAAAGGCTGAACAGTTGTACAAGTTTGCAGAGCTCCACTTCACACCCAAACTTCAGGTGTGGGTGTACAACATTACTCATGGGAAAGGCCTAGGGATGCAGGCCTTTGACATCAGCTCCAGAGATGCAGTGAATGTGTCCCAGGCCTGGAGGAAGAACCTGCCTTTCCAGAAAATAGAAAAGTTGCAAAATGTGTGCAAGGATGCCATGGACGTGTTGGGTTATCGACTACTGATGTCCAAGGAAGAACAGAAAGATACGGCACTGAACCTGTTATTTACTCAGGGCCCTCCGCCCGGTGACACAGGGAGCTGAATGCAGAAAATTTGCCTCCTGTTTGTCAGCTGAAGGCTGCAGAATTCAGAACAGTGTGCACAAGTgaaagtgtgtgtgcgtgtgtgtgcgcgcgcatgtGTCCAGCGTGATAATAGCACCTGAAACAGAGCACAGTTGGAGGCAGTGAGATCACGGCTAACTTTTTTCCCTGCGTAACTCTGCTGTGCAATCTCCAcactaaaaatacattaaagcaataaataaatgacaTTAGGTTGGAAGCACCCTTCAAGGCCCCGCAGCAAAGCAAGCCTTGTTTTTTCTGAAAAAGTCCACAATTTAGGAGGGACAGTAAAAGGAGAAAACGCAGCTGAGAGGGAACAGAACATCCAACAAACAGGACCCAAAAGAGTCAGAAACCTCCCAGAAGGCCAATTTAATTAAACACCAAGAAAACTACAATTAGCAGGTGTATTCCTGGAGACCAGAAGGCACAGTGAGTGTACAGGTAGGGACCTATGTGTCTGACAAATTCCATGAAGGAGTAAATGATGCCACAGGAGAAATGGATTTGGTTAGAATTGAGTTTCTGGGTAGCTTCTTCTCTGAGAGTACTGAGCTTTCTAGTCCAGCTTTCTTTTTCTCCACTTCTGTGCCTGAGCATCCACCACTGGTTAACAGTGTTGGAAAGTATTGTGTTTGTTTACTGTATAACACCAGTGTGGAACAGGGGACAAGAACAGCCATGGCTGAACCAGTAAAAGGGAAATCAGTTCTCTCTGGGTTTGAATAGTCGGATCCATTTCTGGGAATATGTAAACCCACTTGTCCTAGTAAAATAATAATCTTCTGATCTTCAGAAATAATAATTTCTTCCCCAAGGGATCTCAAAGACAATGTCCAAGACTGAGACCCCAGCCCTGTATGATCAGTTATAGCCaaagaaattaaatacaaaaaagtgtatTAACACAATGTTAAGGCTGAGAATTTAAACACATGAGAATATTCTAAAGGTGCTCAGATTACACAGCGCTAAGCATGGTGAAAAACTGGAATGGAATAGTTACGTTTCCTGCTGCTTGTCCATAGTTACAGATGTTGTAGAACAGGTATAGCTTGTGCTGGATTTATTTAATGCAGCAGAGGCTGGATGGAGCTGTAGGAAAACTTccaggcagaggcagagggagaagagaagggctGCCAGTGCTCATGGCAGTGGAGAGTAGAAGGATAGTGTAGAACAGGCAACTTCCCCTTTTAGCTTATTTATGTGCCGGGGCGATTTCCAGGTCTACACTGTGTTAAAGTTGCATTACAGGCTGGGGCAATTTccaggtctacactgcattaaAGTTGCATTTAACAGAATAAGCTGTTCTCCAGAATCCAAAAAATGGGAAATTGGGCAGCAACCTTTACAACTGAATTTCATAATGTTTGTGGATTTAAATCCTCTCTCTTTATGGTGATGTAGAAGTATTTTGTAGTTATTGTATGTTATCTTGTGAAGCActctgggatgaaaggtgctatgtaaatCCAAGAGTTTATACATTTTTACCTAGGGATCTAGTGGATTATCCagaacttgaagtttttaaatcaagcttaTTGTCTTTTTAGAAGAGATGCTCTAGCTCAATCATAAATTATGGGCTTGTtgcaggaatcacttggtgaaattctctgtcctgtattatgcaggagggcAGGCTGGATGGccacaatgctcccttctggccttaaacagcTCAGAATCCTTGCAAATATTAAGATTTCAGGAATAGGTTTAAAACTCAGGTAACCCAAGTATCCTCGGTATGCTCAGTTAGTTTTCATATCATTGTCAAACTACATGTAATCAGGGAATGGTCCTGCTGTTGTGAGGAATTTGCCTGGCTTCTCTACTGCCCCAGGTGGAATTGGAGGTAACAGGGTCTGAGTCTGCACCTCAACAATATTTACTGGATGCCTGCTTGAGCTCAAGAACTCCTCTTCCTTGCTGCCATCTGACAGAGACCTCGTAACCCCGATAAGGCTGGGGCCAGGATCACTGGGGGCTTAACCCCCAGTCTCATTATGGGTTTCTCAGGACCAGGCTTAGGGTCTTCCTACTGTGGGGTACTCTCTCCTCCCTGGCCACATCCCTGATCCAGTGATCATTGCATTGAGTTTAAACCACGTACAATTTATTAACCTGCAACTGTAAACCAATCAGGGAAAAATGGAGACGGTGAAATGATCCAGAAACTAACACAATGGGCATAGGGATACCATAAACTACACTCTCGGGGGCTAGTCACAGCCTATTCCTACACATCCCAAGTCCTGGCTGCACTGTGGTGACACCATAGGTCAGACACCTGCcctggggtgcgggtgggggcctGGGATGCACGCtctcaggctccaggtggcaggaTGCTTCTCCCCAGTATCAGCCCTCCCATTGGGGTCGTGGTCCCTACTCCCAGTCTGGCCTTCAAGTCCCTCTTGTCTGACACCATCTCCCTCCACTGAACCCTCTGCCCAGGGCCCCCCTCACTTTCCCTAGGTGTTCACTGTGCTCAGCTCCAGTTTGCTTGTGGCATGGCCAGCGTCGTTATCCTGGCTCTGGCCTCACAGCTCTTGCTGTAGCTCAGCCCTGGCTCCCCAGTGGTGGAGCTGGTCAGCGctgccgcagctctggctcccctgGCTTTGTCCTGGCAGCCCCGGCTCACACCTGCCAGTCCTGTCAATCCAGCTGATTTGGAGTGCTGGCCTCTCTGCATTGGCCTAGGGACCTGTCAGCCTCAGGATCCTGACTCCTCTGcagcccttcccctttctcctaGCACTGGGAGGGGGCCAACCGAAAGATGCATTCAGTCATCTTCCCTCCAGATTAGCCTTACAGGGCCCAAATGCAGTGTTGCTAACTCTTGTGATTCTATTGCAAGTCTTCTGATGTTTGGTGAAGAAGAATCTGAAAACATGGCCCCCAAGTGCATCCTTCAGTCTCAGAAATCAAAAGGCAAATAATAAGCCCTCAAAATGTACTATTATGGTGCTGTTGTAGCACCTGCTACAAATTTCTATTCATCTTAAGAATGTATTATGTGTTTCATTTTATAGGGGTAGTTCTTTTTTGGGCCCCTTTTGCAGGAAATCTGAAATGCTCGGGGCTGTGCTCTACGGTGCTCCTTCTGCTGCTGATTCGGACTATCAGTTATACAAAGCACTCTTTGTTAATAGAGCGTATTTTAGAATAAATACTTCCACTGCTGTCTAGAAAACAGTGTGTCACCCATTGGGAAAGTGTGTGTGAAGTCATTCTCTAGTTGATGGTCCACAAAGAGGCAATTACTCCAGGAGTTAAAGCAGTAGGGGTCTGAACTGGGAATCTGACGTTCAATGTTCAAATGCTTCTGCTGATCTGCATGGGAGATATTCTGATTACGTGTGATTCACACAGTCGGAAGAAAACTGGGATAATCAATAAATTATGGCGTGAAACATAAAAGAATACAGgtgtctcatagaatcatagaatatcagagttggaggGGACCtctggaagtcatctagtccaatcccctgcccagagcaggaccaatccccaactaaatcatcccagccagggctttgtcaagcctgaccttaaaaacttcaaagaaaggggattccaccacctccctaggtaacgcattccagtgcttcactacccttctagtgaaaaagtttttcccaatatccaacctaaatctcccctactgcaacttgagaccattactccttgtcctgtcatctgctatcactgagaatagtctagatccatcctctttggatccacctttcaggtagttaaaagcagctatcaaatcccccctcattcttctcttccgtagactaaacaatcccagttccctcagcctctcctcataagtcatatgttccagaaccctaatcatgctcaaataaattggttagtctctaaggtgccacaaggactccttttctttttgcaaatacagactaacacggctgttactctgaaactaatcatttttgttgcccttcgctggattctcaccaatttttccacatccttcttgtagtgtggggcccaaaactggacacagtactccagacggggcctcaccagtgtcgaatagaggggaacgatcacgtccctcgatctgctggcagtgcctctacttatacaccccaaaatgccattggccttcctggcaacaagggcacactgttgactcatatccagcttctcgtccactgtcacccctaggtccttctctgcagaactgctgcctagccattcggtccctagtctgtagcggtgcattggattcttctgtcctaagtgcagtcTTACATTTAAGACTAAGTCTCACATTTCAGTCACATGTCTGGGTTGCAGGTGTCACAGATGAATAGGTTTGAAGGTTTATGAGCATGATATTTCACACTAGTAGGCCAGACAAACACAGTAGTTAGACACGCTAGAGGAGTGCAGCCACTCCTGGCTGTATCAGGTTCCAAAAATCCATGAGAGGCTACATTCttgggctggcagggagctggacttcTGCCATGTGTACTGATATCTACACTCCTAGTGGGAAAGTGTGCAGTCTCTGTGCTGGGTTGACATGGAAAGAGTTAACCTTGTCCTAGGAAGGGCCACAGCTGTTTGCAGTGATTGCAAAGACTCTCAGGAGAAGGTGGAGAGAGTaggaaaaagagaaagaggtaATAAGGTCAGAGGAAGGAGGGGTGTAATGGGAAGAACTTGCAAGGCTCTCCAAAGGGACTAAACCCTGTGAAGGGCTATGAGAACTATTGAGCTATTGCCTCGAGGGGTGGAGGACTAAACCCCGCCACAAAGGGGAGAACAGGTGGGCCCCGAGAAGTGCAGGAAGACCATTGAGGctgtgatagcagatgacaggctTTATGTTAATGGATTCTTTTGGACATTTTATTCTGGAAGACTTGGAGGCTAAACCTCGTCCAGCCTCCCACCTAGCTGGAAGAAAATTGCCACCcgcagaggaaactgaggcacaactgCACTTGGTGGTAAGACTGCCTTCCCACACAGGGATAAAGTGTTATAGACACAGACTGGAATGAGCCATATCGCAGCATCTCACATCCTTCAGGGATTGGTACAGCCTGCAGTGGGTTCAGCAGCACAGGTTCTCTCTTGCTTCCCAGGCACATGCAGCTCCCCTTTTATCTTCCTGAGCCCCTGCGGAGCTACTCACATGAGCTAACCATGCCTGTATAACAAAAGCTACATTTAGTGACAGTTAAGGCTGCTTCATGACCCACTCAAAACCTTTAACAGTGTGGAAACAAAATGTTGGCTTCATTATTTGCCACCTTCACATACATTGCCTACGATGCTTTGGATAAAATGCTCCAAAAGGCTTTTCCTTCCATCTCCAATATATACTGAAGAGCAACATACACCTCAACTTGGGCTTTCACACAAAACCACAATGATGATCTCATGTGTTCTTATATCAACAGCTCAGCACATCTGACTGTCACACACTCTCCATGCACTTGGGACATTATTCTACCTTTATCAGTGCTAAAGTCCCTTTGAGATGACCACTTCCTTTAAAGATattgtggtgggtgggaggaggatgggTGCTGATTCACTCTTAACTGTCACtaagaagtcacctactacaggacaggcccaacaaagaaaataacagaacgccactagccatcaccttcagcccccaactaaaacctctccaacgcatcatcaaggatccacaacctatcctgaaggacgacccatcactctcacagatcttgggagacaggccagtccttgcctacagacagctccccaacctgaagcaaatactcatcagcaaccacacaccacacaacagaaccactaacccaggagcaagaaaaggagtacttgtggcaccttagagacgaaagcttatgctcaaataaatttgttattctctaaggtgccacaagtcctccttttctttttgcgaatacagactaacacggctgctactctgtaacccaggaacctacccttgcaacaaagcccgttgccaactgtgtccacatatctattcaggggacaccatcatagggcctaatcacatcagccacactatcagaggctcgttcacctgcacatctaccaatgtgatatatgccatcatgtgccagcaatgcccctctgccatgtacattgaccaaactggatagtctctacgtaaaagaataaatggacacaaatcagacgtcaagaattataacattcaaaaaccagtcggagaacacttcaatctctttgatcactcgattacagacctaaaagttgcaattcttcaacaaaaaaacttcaaaaccagactccaaccagagactgctgaattggaattaatttgcaaactggatacaattaatttaggcttgaataaaaactgggagtggatgggtcattacacaaagtaaaactatttcacctccccctcccccccactgttcctcagacgttcttgtcaactgctggaaatggcccatcttgattatcactacaaagggttttctccccccactctcctgctggtaacagctcaccttacctgatcactctggttacactgtgtatggtaacacccattgtttcatgttttctgtgtatataaatctccccactgtattttccactgaatgtatcagatgaagcgagctgtagctcacgct
The genomic region above belongs to Eretmochelys imbricata isolate rEreImb1 chromosome 12, rEreImb1.hap1, whole genome shotgun sequence and contains:
- the CHST4 gene encoding carbohydrate sulfotransferase 4; amino-acid sequence: MLKSNKTIVIVVLAVQSIVFMCFLAQLRSSYSPQEQKPAQVHILILSSWRSGSSFTGQLFSQHPDVFYLMEPAWHVWTAMYQNRAKTLQMAARDLIRSVFLCDMSVFDAYMSTRRNKSDLFQWETSRALCSPPACDLFQRNHIISKTACKTLCSRYPFSKVEEACKTYSHTVLKEVRFFDLTVLYPLLTDPSLNLKIIHLVRDPRAVFHSREKTEAALMRDSNIVVGPQKNQGESGPYNVMQEICKSHIRIYTEGSQALPSFLKGRYMLVRYEDIVNDPLAKAEQLYKFAELHFTPKLQVWVYNITHGKGLGMQAFDISSRDAVNVSQAWRKNLPFQKIEKLQNVCKDAMDVLGYRLLMSKEEQKDTALNLLFTQGPPPGDTGS